The nucleotide window aaaaccgatcaaaacacaaatatatttttttctagatttttgaaaaatgttttggaCCTTAGAAGTGAATCCTACAAGTTATGACCTCGTTTTGGGGACTCACTTTAGGACCTCATGAGAGAATtcctctatgtatatatatatatatacatacacaaattctcctatgtgagtGTGAACCTACTTTTCAACCTACTTTTCAACTATAGAAGTGACGGATCTCACAGAAAATTTGTGGTCCCcacatttgttttgttttattacaactattggatttgaagttcacaaaaTTAATTTACATAGGTAgaacttctatatatatatatatattttttttcatcattCAATTTTCTGGCAAAAAAGATGTTACTCCACAAAATTTGTAATATAATTTGTAAGGAATGAatgcttttgattttcaaatataaGTCATGCATGGGAGTGACTACAATGATCATATATTTCCGACCAAAACAATAATAGTAGTGTGAGATGGATTATCTATTTAATTTGTGATATGAGAAGGAATTGACAACTAGCCTAATACACAAAAACCAAACCATCATAATCTTGAAGCGACGAAGCCCTTTCTTGTTTCATGTTTCATttttataatttcatttttaGTGTATAACATGCTGTAGAGAAAAAAATTCTCACATCCCAAAAAGAAAATGTTCTcacatcccaaaaaaaaaaaattattccgCCAAAAGACAAGTGTATAGATATACTTGCATGTAATTTTGTGTAAAATTGTCTTGATAATTAcgcatatatatgaaaaattttgATTATTGTGTTTGTGATAACTAGTCAGTTGACAAAAAATTCCAAATTATGCAATAATATCAAGAATCTTTGAAGTTGTCTTCCTTGTTGCATGACAACTGGTATATATTTTAGAGCCCACATGGGTCTCATTctcattctaatatatatatatatatatatataacgaaGGCAATTGGGTTTTCAAATCTCCATctataaaaccctaaacctaattgCACAATTCCCCACCACTCAAGTAGCAACAATCTCTCACACTTCATAAGTTGCAAGGTAACGTTAATTAAGAGATATGGCTTCAAAGGCTTTAGCATCAACCACTCTCCTCCTCTCCCTTAACCTCCTATTCTTCACATTTGTCAGCTCCAACTATGTCCCATGCCCACCACCACCGACCCACAAACCCCACTCTCCACCACCAACTCCCAAGGGCAAGTGCCCTATAGATACCCTAAAACTGGGTGTTTGTGCAGATGTTTTGGTGTTGGTTAAGGTTGTCATTGGATCTCCACCAGTGATGCCTTGCTGCACTCTCATCCAGGGTATTGCTGACCTTGAAGCTGCTCTCTGTCTTTGCACTGCAATTAAGGCTAATGTTTTGGGCATCAACCTCAATGTTCCTATTTCATTGAGCTTGATCCTCAATAATTGTGGCAAGAAGGTTCCAACTGACTTCCAGTGTGCTTAGAATCACTACTCTAGCTATTGTGGGTTTTCTCCTTTTAGtgtgtgtctttttttttttttgaagttcagAATTTCATTAGTACTATTGTTTTTGGTTGGTAGAGAAGACACCTCAGCACCTTTAATTTCTTATCCTCTAGATTCTATTATATTCTTGTACCAATATGGGTATTGTTTCTGTGATAATAAATTGAGTTGATTCCTTGATTTTGGActctattatttatttaagtaaaagatttagaaaaaaattcaaagctaAATTTCGATCCAAGTATGTCTTCCTATTATTGTATTGTAGCCTAAGTTTTGTGGGCCTGGACTCTCAAATATAGATAATTCCAAGTTTTAACCATCAACAACGTGTTTTCTTAGAGGATAACATCTCTTAGTAACTCTGCAAGTAAGCGTGTCTTTGCGAGAGCACTATTGGTATGAGTAACCTCCTAGGAA belongs to Tripterygium wilfordii isolate XIE 37 chromosome 2, ASM1340144v1, whole genome shotgun sequence and includes:
- the LOC119982001 gene encoding 14 kDa proline-rich protein DC2.15-like, whose product is MASKALASTTLLLSLNLLFFTFVSSNYVPCPPPPTHKPHSPPPTPKGKCPIDTLKLGVCADVLVLVKVVIGSPPVMPCCTLIQGIADLEAALCLCTAIKANVLGINLNVPISLSLILNNCGKKVPTDFQCA